In the Chrysiogenia bacterium genome, CCACCCCTTCCTCAATGAGGGGCAGGGGGCCGGGCAGAGCTTTCTGATCGCGACGCGTCCGGGCGAGGAGCTGATCATCGGATTCGTGCGCGGGGTCTCCCGCGCGATTTTGAAGAAGAGAGCGGCGGGTGTTGCACGGGGCGCGGATCCTTTCAATCCGGGGCGCCTCTCCCCCATCAAGTCCCAACTGGCAACGCTGGTGCAGGTTTGCGCAGCGGCGCCCATCAAGCGTGATCGCTATTCCAACCGTTTTGAATTCCTTGGAAGCTGCTACGGCGGCAAGGGCTACGTGCGCTACCGCCCGGAACGCTCGCAGGTCGCGCTGCTGGTGGTCGGCGGCGCAAGTGCCGTGCCCGCCGCGCAGCCAGACAGCGGTGAAGCACCCCAGCCCGGCGACATTCTGTGGGAGAAGAAATTCGGCGACGAAAATGCCCCCGGCGCCGTCGAGATCAAGACCAGGGGCCGCCGGGTCAAACCGCCCAAGAAACCCAAGCAATAAGCAGCTTCAGACGACCGGGTGTTTGGGATCGTTTCCAGCCAGCACTGAGAGAATGTCCTGCGCGCACATCTTCGCCATGCGCGAGCGTGTCTTGATCGTGGCGCTTCCGGTGTGGGGAGCGAGCACGACGTTCTCGAGCTGCGCAAGGCCCTCGGCCAGTTCGGGCTCGCGCTCATAGACGTCGAGCCCCGCGCCGGCCAGTTTGCCCTCGCGAAGCGCGGTGACAAGAGCGGCCTCGTCCACGACGGGTCCGCGCGCTGTGTTGATGAGATAGGCCGTGGGCTTCATCAGCGCGAGCCGCCTTGCATCCAGCAGGCCGCTCGTCTCGGGGGTGAGCGGGCAGTGCAGGCTCACGAAATCCGATTCCTGCAGCAGCTCGTCGATGGTGACGAGCTCGGCGCCCAGCGGGTCTTCGATCTCGCCGGGCAGGCGCGAGCGGTTGTAGTAGAGAATGCTCGCCCCGCAGGCCTTTGCCCGCCGGGCGTAGGCCTGGCCGATGCGGCCCATGCCGATCACGCCGACGGTGCTCCCGTAGACATCGCGGCCCAGAAAAAGCTCGGGCTCCCAGCCGGTGAAATGCCCCGCGCGAACGAAGGCATCGCCCTCGACGATGCGGCGGCAGACGGCAAGGGTGAGTGCGAAGGCCAGCTCGGCAGTGGTCTCGGTCAGCACGTCCGGGGTATTGCAGACGCGAACGCCGCGCTTTCGGGCCAGTTCCAGGTCGATGTTGTTGGTGCCCACCGCGTAGTTGGCGACGACCTTGAGCCCCGGCGCCGCGTCGAAAACCTCGGCATTGATGGGCTCGGAAAGCAGGCAGAGCAGGGCGTCGGCCTCCCGCACGCGCTCGAGCAGCTCGGCCCGCGGCAGGGGCAGGGGGCCCTCATAGAGGTCCACTTCGTGCTCCGCGCGCAGCAGTTCCAGCGCGTCGCCGGGCAACTTTGCTGTGACAAGAATTCTGGCCATGGTTTTCCGCGGTCCTCGATGTGACTATGGTGCGCTCCGCCCCGGCAAGGTGTATCACCTGCGGGGCCGGGACGGCCAGTGCCGGGCAGGCGCCCGGATCGCCCGGCCGGCAGCAGGAGAGCAGGGAAAGACGTGAGCGAGACGAGTAAAAAAGAGATCGGGGCGGCCCTCTTCGAGGGCGTGCGCCACGTGTTCTTCGATCTCTTCGACACCCTGATCGAGGTGGATAACTCAAAGCTCCCCACCGTCGTTCACGGGGAGCACGAGTTCCCCTCGACCGCCCCGGCCGTGCTGGAACTGGTGCACGAGCGCGGCCACGGGCACATCACGCTCGAACAATTCGTGGCGGAGGTCATCCGCCAGTGGCAGGTCATTGCCAAGGCCAAGGAAAAAGAGTGGATCGAGATCTCCGCGCTGGTTCGTTACGAGAACATCGTTCACGCGCTCGAACTGGAGGTCGAAGGCGAGGAATCCAGGCGCCTGGCCCATGAACTGGTCGAAACCCACATGCGCGCCATCGCGCGCTCAACCCGCGCGGTAGAGGGCGCCGCCGAGTTGCTCGATCGCCTGCATGCGAAGGGAATCGGCGTCGCGCTGATCTCGAACTTCGACTACACGCCGGCGGCCGACTGGATTCTCGATCACACAGGTCTGCAGGGGCGCTTTGACAAGGTGATCATCTCCGATGCGCTGGGCCTTCGAAAGCCGCACGAGAAGCTCTTCGAGGACGCGATGAGCCACTTCGGCGCG is a window encoding:
- a CDS encoding HAD family hydrolase, with amino-acid sequence MSETSKKEIGAALFEGVRHVFFDLFDTLIEVDNSKLPTVVHGEHEFPSTAPAVLELVHERGHGHITLEQFVAEVIRQWQVIAKAKEKEWIEISALVRYENIVHALELEVEGEESRRLAHELVETHMRAIARSTRAVEGAAELLDRLHAKGIGVALISNFDYTPAADWILDHTGLQGRFDKVIISDALGLRKPHEKLFEDAMSHFGASPADSLHIGDTALADIWGAGRLGIRTVWINRKGEAFPHDEHAPSLEITRLAEL
- a CDS encoding D-glycerate dehydrogenase — encoded protein: MARILVTAKLPGDALELLRAEHEVDLYEGPLPLPRAELLERVREADALLCLLSEPINAEVFDAAPGLKVVANYAVGTNNIDLELARKRGVRVCNTPDVLTETTAELAFALTLAVCRRIVEGDAFVRAGHFTGWEPELFLGRDVYGSTVGVIGMGRIGQAYARRAKACGASILYYNRSRLPGEIEDPLGAELVTIDELLQESDFVSLHCPLTPETSGLLDARRLALMKPTAYLINTARGPVVDEAALVTALREGKLAGAGLDVYEREPELAEGLAQLENVVLAPHTGSATIKTRSRMAKMCAQDILSVLAGNDPKHPVV